The proteins below are encoded in one region of Scophthalmus maximus strain ysfricsl-2021 chromosome 4, ASM2237912v1, whole genome shotgun sequence:
- the ankrd11 gene encoding ankyrin repeat domain-containing protein 11 isoform X1, whose amino-acid sequence MPKGGGSKTPQLDHFPLNTDMVEKQGGKKDKVLSNKTPKLDRSDGVKEMKEKAPKRKLPFTAGANGDQKDSDSEKPGPERKRIKKEPTNTRKAGLPFGMGMPGIRAGYPLSERQQVALLMQMTAEESVNSPDTTPKHQSQSSLGQKGTPNSASKTKDKVNKRNERGETRLHRAAIRGEVRRIKELISEGADVNVKDFAGWTALHEACNRGYYDVAKQLLAAGAEVNTKGLDDDTPLHDASNNGHFKVVKLLLRYGGDPRQSNRRGETALKVANSPTMLNLLLGKGTYTSSEESSSESSEEEDAPSFAPSSSVEGNNTDSEFEKGLKLKGKTADPPKSAVTPVKDEYEFDEDDEEERVPPVDDKHLLKKDFRKDPITKANSFLSVPKMEVKTYSKSNTLTPKKTVRRIISDSNSSDEDDRTLCFTPAPTPRQQAQQTNAKARDSGSMSSKQQKDKNKVKKKRKKESKNNVSKEVRFGKVNDKFCTSDSDCGDMDSEDDKGSNSIKDSSAASVKESPGFNASSSSHGNLNSQKQAPSLAEQHPKQWRTDGWKTVSSPTWSDVSSLSDSVRTRLSSESDYSSADSSVESIKQVKRKAQESKKKNNNVHSNTVDKKNSELYKNSNTDSAVSKTDVDGKVLKKHKVKHKHKNKEKDKAPSLVLNQDMNEKFVKSYSFDYDDSRQKSLIVESESPAESKVKLSKHDHSKKEDRLLKNKSEDKDWSSGKDLHRTAKEEKNKKAKDSTKDKTNKEEREKPVKSDKDRNVKEKEKPKEDKQKAHKEEKKKKFKEKSSSKADRKSEQKDEKHLKVDKEKNTKEEKDKCKKDKAQKEDSAYEGYDVNNRFLNLEDTKLSASDDHHDRWGSEMSSDSSLSGDDSWDAPIKEYKEYKANNSVKLIVETVKEETRRKENKVKDKKSDHSEKRSEKEVTSRKKDKDSSEKTNEKKKDWSEKQKLNPSHSVEKEKKRKESTDIVKKDKDSLDNSRDRKDSYESTKERKEIKIKQESIRDDYGNDTFFKDIDAGKSCDIRERNHSGKEKEKKGEGTDKREKTKADKHKEKTKDRGADQEKEKSEKSSTEKPAKEKDADRGTKDKKEGAKDKHKESHGKDKDRKISSEQTKEKKEKASLDKHAEREKDFLDLKKEERKTEKIREKTWYKIADIFTDESDDDEDSYNGGVLVSDSIRKDSTPDQDDLDHFPSEKVRKSSVEAKHNTEKAKDKDHKEKKKEKTTFDTGKERKGSLEKHNKDKKDCVDAKHKERKDRMSIDSNQEKKTKQKLLDKRDTSEEKTKSKYKDKLDHSKERKPSKGSGENEKSLLEKLEEEAMNDYKDDSNDKNSEISSDSFTDRGHEPILTSYYDSISLADVCEDRRDSLSISTPQDKFREKERHRHSSSSSSKKSHDKEKEKVKKEKGDKRDKTEDIRESYSRRESLPFEKEPMPLEADPYTFPFGGKGDGEDDFEKTLEFEKEMSKKDKDKATGVISDRMKDKKKKEKHKEKIKEEKNKYTDGFGSFKHSKEDVKSGLKDSPHLTVLKDRSKEDSPKFDLKKDRNRDILDKDNKMDHSKSKAKDENEKLTQSKDSVRKDSRPREKLLVDGDYQMTSFGQMLSLKDQEIEERHKRHKERMKQMEKLRPKSGDPKLKDKTKSTEEVRKNRNELSSKKSNSLESGLKEKKLKDVGLPAQMMSPGRKFQPSDSQNSKDWLGGHQMKEHLPASPRPDQNRPTGVPTPTSVISCPSFEEVMQTPRTPSCSAEDYPDIMLDGLDCQNSSAMTMSMNACSPSFFESRYNSQSFQEGTCPTPAKNLQLPLVSRSASSDVRRPLEDEFKAEADKFLRQQNDPEVDFDPSSSQTLEDKSADRLECLSSPYFSPMRMLSPRQEPAHLSPDVAAPTLTGTEGNEHLLESVYSFLPKPSTPVHRPDPQEPCFDIAAPPTPAPTALPPLDIDDISEPHHSEPNLVLSDLPSVTEQQEQEEEDEEEEDEDDDEEEEEEEEEDEEEEEEGDMDEGADGDHCAVEEPEQTQEPCSFSPQVEDPLRKSWPAESPDRQDPEVHELSPAHSAPNQGENCFDHNMGWNPDMDLKSPHRTYGEIEAAVSKITSPYSHSDSDMQHLSGHPSVTPPYATWNRWHKEDPEDFDEQKEAVADIPSPERRDSAMDGEPNYLNTSSSSNRLESFFQDCKPSMEDNHQIDPESTCEEPDSRQNTHSFSAASEGHLGPAVGPEPVVPWADPFSADADDLGPFSLPELPLPDKSEEAEPQDPEPADHNKTVLTHIRHSITDREDPDIMEVDLPNLAKTSCPAENLSLEEPTRQDLVVPSPHANFQQDLDLEPQSVPVESSLSLSQQQERTETYGGPHEPEPNILYSSVKSDASQQHHIQIHSLTESLQLPLDSVSAVKPEVRQEEMSEPVAESPPCSPPPQPPVAVSLSSTVDLPETQETTPQLTPVTLTTVSTIVDIPKKVDEIPQRITRNRAKNNPSAAAVPSTSSIITSSVTAAPVTTSPAASNLIPTITPTPTSGSSFSALKKDKESVLHVSSTASYSTPAVSVPASVTTASVVLSKTTKVRPLQVEEEESQTQHPRKRKFSRSAGQQVQVQLVNTAMQQTREMIQQTLAVVVNAIKLDDIEPYHSDRSNPYFEYLQIRKKIEEKRKILCYITPQAPQCYAEYVTYTGSYLLDGKPLSKLHIPVIAPPPSLSEPLKELFRQQEAVRGKLRLQHSIEREKLIVSCEQEVLRVHCRAARTIANQAVPFSACTMLLDSEVYNMPSESQGDENKSVRDRFNARQFISWIQDVDDKYDRMKTCLLMRQQHEAAALNAVQRMEWQLKVQELDPAVHKSLCVNEVPSFYVPMVDVNDDFVLLPA is encoded by the exons ATGCCCAAAGGTGGGGGTTCTAAAACCCCCCAGCTGGACCACTTCCCACTCAACACCGACATGGTGGAAAAGCAGGGTGGGAAGAAG GATAAAGTGTTGTCAAACAAGACGCCAAAATTGGATCGCAGTGATGGGGTcaaagagatgaaagaaaaggcCCCTAAAAGGAAGCTGCCCTTTACTGCTGGAGCTAATGGAGACCAGAAAGATTCTGACTCAG AGAAACCAGGTCCAGAGCGGAAGCGCATTAAAAAGGAGCCCACCAACACCCGGAAGGCGGGCTTGCCGTTTGGGATGGGGATGCCAGGGATCCGGGCCGGGTACCCCCTCTCTGAGCGGCAGCAGGTGGCCTTGCTCATGCAAATGACAGCTGAGGAGTCCGTCAACAGTCCAG ACACAACACCAAAGCATCAGTCACAGTCCAGTCTGGGTCAGAAGGGAACGCCAAACTCTGCATCTAAAACCAAAGACAAAGTGAATAAACGtaatgagagaggagagactcGGCTGCACAGAGCAGCAATCCGTGGAGAGGTACGCCGCATCAAGGAGCTCATCAGCGAGGGAGCTGATGTGAATGTAAAAGACTTTGCAG gcTGGACTGCATTGCATGAAGCGTGCAATAGGGGGTACTATGATGTGGCCAAGCAGCTGCTGGCAGCCGGGGCAGAGGTCAACACCAAGGGTCTGGATGATGACACCCCTTTACACGATGCATCCAACAATGGACATTtcaag GTGGTTAAGCTCCTTTTACGGTATGGAGGAGACCCACGTCAAAGCAACAGGAGAGGTGAAACGGCGTTGAAGGTTGCCAACTCTCCAACTATGCTGAATTTATTGCTGGGGAAAGGCACTTACACTTCAAGTGAAGAAAGTTCATCAG AAtcttcagaggaggaagacgccCCTTCATTTGCCCCCTCCAGCTCTGTCGAAGGCAATAACACAGACTCAGAGTTTGAGAAGGGCCTGAAGTTGAAAGGGAAAACCGCAGACCCTCCTAAATCTGCTGTCACACCTGTCAAAGATGAATATGAatttgatgaggatgatgaggaggaacgTGTCCCACCCGTGGACGATAAACACCTTTTGAAAAAAGACTTCCGTAAGGACCCTATCACCAAGGCCAACAGCTTCCTCTCCGTACCCAAGATGGAGGTCAAAACCTATTCCAAAAGTAACACGCTCACACCAAAGAAAACTGTCAGGCGGATCATCTCTGACAGCAACAGTTCAGATGAGGACGACAGGACGTTATGTTTCACGCCTGCGCCTACACCACGGCAACAAGCCCAGCAAACTAATGCCAAGGCTAGAGACTCTGGCAGCATGAGCTCTAAACAGCAGAAagacaagaataaagtcaaaaagaAGCGGAAGAAGGAGAGTAAAAATAATGTCAGTAAAGAAGTCAGGTTTGGTAAAGTCAATGACAAATTTTGTACGTCTGATTCTGACTGTGGAGATATGGACAGTGAGGATGACAAGGGCTCAAATAGTATAAAGGACTCCTCTGCAGCGAGTGTGAAAGAATCCCCTGGCTTTAAcgcatcctcctcttcccatgGTAACTTGAACTCTCAGAAACAAGCCCCGTCATTAGCAGAACAGCATCcaaagcagtggaggacagaCGGATGGAAGACGGTGTCATCTCCTACATGGTCAGACGTCAGTTCTCTCTCAGATTCAGTCCGAACAAGACTGTCCAGTGAGTCTGACTACTCCTCTGCTGATTCCAGTGTAGAGTCAATAAAACAGGTCAAGAGGAAAGCACAGGAgagcaaaaagaagaataaCAATGTGCACAGTAATACAGTCGACAAGAAGAATTCTGAACTCTACAAAAACTCCAATACAGACAGTGCGGTCTCCAAAACCGATGTAGATGGCAAAGTGCTGAAAAAGCATAAAGTgaagcacaagcacaaaaataaggaaaaggACAAAGCTCCTAGTCTAGTGCTCAATCAAGACATGAATGAGAAATTTGTCAAGAGCTATTCCTTTGATTATGATGATTCAAGGCAGAAGTCCCTAATTGTCGAGTCAGAGTCACCTGCCGAGAGCAAAGTCAAGTTATCCAAACACGACCATTCGAAAAAGGAGGACAGGCTTTTGAAAAATAAGTCTGAGGATAAGGATTGGTCATCTGGTAAAGACCTGCATAGAACagcaaaggaagagaagaataAGAAAGCAAAGGACTCCACCAAGGACAAGACGaataaggaggagagggagaagcctGTGAAATCTGACAAGGACAGAAATgtcaaagagaaggagaagccCAAGGAGGATAAGCAAAAAGCTcacaaagaggagaagaagaaaaagttcaAGGAGAAGTCCTCCtcaaaggcagacaggaaaAGTGAACAGAAGGATGAAAAGCATCTTAAGGTGGACAAGGAGAAAAACACCaaggaggaaaaagacaaatgtaaaaaagacaaagcacaGAAGGAGGATTCTGCGTATGAAGGCTATGATGTCAACAACCGCTTCCTCAACCTGGAGGACACAAAGCTCAGTGCCTCAGATGACCATCATGACCGATGGGGCTCCGAGATgtcctctgactcctccctcTCTGGAGATGACAGTTGGGATGCTCCTATCAAAGAGTACAAGGAATACAAAGCCAACAACTCTGTTAAGCTAATTGTTGAGACTGTTAAGGAAGAGACCAGgcggaaagaaaacaaagtcaagGACAAGAAATCAGATCACAGTGAGAAAAGATCCGAGAAAGAAGTCACTtccagaaagaaagacaaagactcCTCtgagaagacaaatgaaaagaaaaaagactggTCAGAAAAACAGAAGTTAAACCCGAGTCACTcagttgaaaaggaaaagaagaggaaagagtcCACAGACATAGTCAAAAAAGACAAGGATTCTCTAGACAACAGTCGAGACCGTAAAGACTCATATGAGTCcacaaaggagagaaaggaaatcaaaatcaaacaggAATCTATAAGAGATGACTATGGCAATGATACTTTCTTCAAAGACATTGATGCCGGCAAATCATGTGATATCAGAGAAAGAAACCACTCtggaaaggagaaagaaaagaagggcgAGGGAACAGACAAGCGAGAAAAGACAAAAGCCGACAAGCacaaagagaagacaaaagacaggggCGCCGatcaggagaaggagaagagtgagAAAAGCTCCACAGAAAAACCTGCCAAGGAAAAGGATGCAGACAGGGGCACCAAAGACAAGAAGGAGGGagccaaagacaaacacaaagagtcTCATGGCAAAGACAAAGATCGGAAGATTTCTTCGGAACAGaccaaggagaagaaagaaaaggcctcTCTAGACAAACAtgctgagagggagaaagatttCTTGGACCtcaagaaagaggaaagaaaaactgagaaaatcagagagaaaacatggTACAAGATCGCTGACATATTcactgatgaaagtgatgaCGACGAGGACAGCTACAATGGCGGCGTGCTCGTGTCTGACTCCATCAGAAAAGACTCCACACCTGATCAGGATGACCTGGATCACTTCCCTTcagaaaaagtgagaaaatctTCTGTAGAAGCTAAACACAACACGGAAAAGGCAAAAGACAAAGaccacaaagaaaagaagaaggaaaagaccACATTTGACACAGGTAAAGAGAGAAAGGGCTCCctggagaaacacaacaaagacaagaagGACTGTGTAGATGCAAAACataaggaaagaaaagacagaatgtcaattgactcaaatcaagagaagaaaaccaaacagaagcTGCTGGACAAAAGGGACACCAgtgaggaaaagacaaaaagcaaatATAAAGACAAGCTGGACCATTCTAAGGAAAGGAAACCCTCAAAAGGCAGTGGTGAAAACGAAAAGTCCCTCTTAGAAAAATTGGAGGAGGAAGCTATGAATGACTATAAGGATGACTCCAATGACAAGAATAGTGAAATCTCTTCAGATAGTTTCACTGACAGAGGTCACGAGCCAATCCTCACCAGCTACTATGACTCCATCAGTCTGGCTGATGTGTGTGAGGACCGGAGAGACTCCCTGTCCATATCTACACCCCAGGACAagttcagagagaaagaaaggcatcgacattcctcttcatcttcttccaaGAAAAGCCACgacaaggagaaagaaaaggtcaaGAAGGAAAAGGGAGACAAACGTGACAAGACGGAGGACATCCGAGAGTCCTACAGCCGCAGAGAGAGCCTACCTTTTGAGAAAGAGCCCATGCCTCTAGAAGCAGACCCTTACACATTCCCATTTGGAGGtaaaggagacggagaggatgaCTTTGAGAAAACATTGGAATTTGAAAAGGAGATGTccaaaaaggacaaagacaaagcaaCTGGGGTCATTAGTGACAGAatgaaggacaaaaagaaaaaggagaaacacaaggaaaaaattAAGGAGGAAAAGAATAAGTACACCGATGGCTTTGGGTCATTTAAACACTCCAAAGAGGATGTAAAGTCAGGGTTGAAAGACAGCCCACATCTCACTGTTCTGAAAGACAGGTCAAAAGAAGACAGTCCTAAATTTGAtctgaaaaaagacagaaatcgGGATATATtggacaaagacaacaaaatggACCACAGCAAATCCAAGGCtaaggatgaaaatgaaaagctcaCTCAGTCCAAAGACTCAGTACGGAAAGATAGTCGTCCACGTGAAAAGCTGTTGGTGGATGGTGATTATCAAATGACAAGTTTTGGTCAGATGTTGAGTCTGAAAGACCAGGAGATTGAAGAGCGccacaagagacacaaagagaggatGAAGCAGATGGAGAAACTGAGACCCAAGTCAGGGGATCCTAAGCTGAAGGACAAAACCAAGTCCACAGAAGAAGTACGGAAAAACCGCAATGAGCTATCATCAAAGAAATCCAACAGCCTGGAGTCTGGTCTTAaagagaagaagctgaaggatgTGGGTCTTCCAGCGCAAATGATGTCACCGGGCAGGAAGTTCCAGCCTTCGGACAGTCAAAACTCAAAGGACTGGTTGGGTGGCCACCAAATGAAGGAGCACCTCCCTGCTTCTCCCAGGCCAGATCAAAACAGGCCAACTGGTGTCCCCACTCCAACGTCTGTCATCTCCTGCCCAAGTTTCGAGGAAGTAATGCAGACTCCACGTACACCATCTTGTAGCGCAGAAGACTACCCTGACATTATGTTGGATGGCTTAGACTGTCAGAACTCATCAGCTATGACCATGTCAATGAATGCTTGCTCCCCATCCTTCTTTGAAAG CAGGTACAACTCCCAGAGTTTCCAGGAAGGCACTTGCCCTACTCCGGCAAAGAACCTCCAGCTTCCACTCGTCAGCCGCTCTGCGTCCTCAGACGTCCGCAGGCCTCTCGAGGATGAGTTCAAGGCTGAGGCTGACAAGTTCCTTCGACAGCAGAATGACCCAGAGGTTGACTTTGATCCGTCATCCTCCCAAACTCTAGAGGACAAATCGGCAGATAGGCTAGAGTGCCTGTCATCACCCTATTTCTCTCCAATGAGAATGTTGTCCCCTCGGCAGGAGCCGGCACATCTGTCGCCAGATGTGGCAGCACCAACTCTTACTGGCACTGAGGGTAATGAACACCTCCTTGAAAGTGTGTACAGTTTCTTGCCCAAACCTTCGACACCAGTTCACAGGCCAGACCCACAGGAGCCTTGCTTTGACATCGCTGCACCACCAACACCAGCTCCTACTGCTTTGCCACCCCTGGACATCGACGACATCTCTGAGCCTCACCATAGTGAACCTAACTTGGTCCTCTCAGATCTTCCTTCTGTTACAGAACAACAagagcaagaagaggaggatgaggaagaagaagatgaagacgacgatgaagaagaagaagaagaagaagaggaggacgaggaggaggaagaagaaggagataTGGACGAAGGGGCCGATGGAGACCATTGTGCAGTGGAGGAGCCTGAGCAAACACAGGAGCCATGTTCCTTCTCCCCCCAGGTTGAGGATCCTCTGAGGAAGAGCTGGCCTGCAGAATCACCAGACCGGCAGGATCCAGAAGTCCACGAGCTCTCCCCAGCACACTCTGCCCCCAACCAAGGAGAGAACTGTTTTGATCACAACATGGGCTGGAACCCTGACATGGACCTCAAATCTCCCCACAGAACATATGGGGAAATAGAGGCTGCAGTCTCCAAAATAACCAGTCCTTACTCCCATTCAGACAGCGACATGCAGCACCTGTCTGGACACCCGTCGGTCACTCCCCCTTATGCGACCTGGAATAGGTGGCACAAAGAGGACCCAGAAGACTTTGATGAGCAGAAGGAGGCTGTGGCTGACATCCCCTCTCCAGAGAGGCGTGACTCGGCTATGGATGGGGAACCCAACTATCTGaacacctcgtcctcctccaacAGGCTAGAGTCTTTCTTCCAGGACTGCAAACCTAGCATGGAAGACAACCACCAGATTGACCCAGAGTCAACATGTGAAGAACCAGACAgcagacagaacacacacagtttcagtgCTGCAAGTGAAGGCCACTTGGGTCCGGCGGTGGGCCCCGAGCCGGTGGTGCCCTGGGCAGATCCATTCTCAGCTGATGCGGATGACCTGGGACCGTTCTCTTTGCCTGAACTACCGCTACCAGACAAGTCCGAAGAAGCTGAGCCTCAAGACCCTGAACCAGCTGACCACAACAAAACTGTGCTGACCCACATTAGACATAGtatcacagacagagaggaccCAGACATAATGGAGGTGGACCTTCCAAACCTTGCTAAGACTTCGTGCCCTGCTGAAAACTTAAGTTTGGAAGAACCTACCAGACAAGATTTAGTTGTGCCGTCACCGCATGCCAACTTCCAGCAAGACTTGGACCTTGAGCCACAAAGTGTGCCAGTCGAgagctctctgtctctttcgCAACAGCAGGAAAGAACGGAAACCTATGGCGGACCCCATGAGCCAGAGCCCAATATCTTGTATTCATCTGTGAAATCAGATGCCAGTCAGCAACATCACATACAGATCCACTCCCTCACTGAGTCGTTGCAGTTACCCCTGGATTCGGTGTCTGCTGTCAAGCCAGAGgtgagacaggaggagatgtCTGAGCCTGTAGCAGAATCTCCACCATgcagtcctcctcctcagcccccAGTGGCAGTCAGCCTCTCTAGCACAGTTGATCTACCAGAGACTCAGGAGACAACACCACAGCTGACACCAGTAACCCTGACCACTGTGTCCACCATTGTAGATATCCCCAAGAAGGTGGATGAAATCCCTCAAAGGATTACCCGCAATCGCGCCAAGAACaatccctctgctgctgctgtccctTCTACCTCCAGCATAATAACCTCGTCTGTCACTGCCGCCCCTGTAACGACCAGTCCAGCAGCGAGCAACCTGATTCCCACAATAACCCCAACCCCCACCTCGGGCTCTTCCTTCTCAGCcctgaagaaagacaaagaatcTGTGCTTCATGTCTCCTCTACTGCATCTTATTCAACCCCAGCAGTTTCTGTACCCGCTTCTGTGACAACTGCATCAGTGGTTCTCAGCAAGACGACAAAAGTACGCCCCCTccaggtggaggaagaggagtctCAGACCCAACACCCGCGGAAGAGGAAGTTCTCACGTTCTGCTGGGCagcaggtccaggtccagctggtgaacacagcaATGCAGCAGACCAGGGAAATGATTCAACAGACTCTGGCTGTAGTAGTCAATGCCATCAAGCTGGACGATATCGAGCCCTACCACAGTGACCGTTCAAACCCGTACTTTGAGTATCTGCAGATCAGGAAGAAGATcgaggaaaaaaggaagattcTGTGCTACATCACCCCACAGGCTCCACAGTGTTATGCTGAATATGTGACCTACACCGGCTCCTACCTGCTGGATGGCAAGCCCCTCAGCAAGCTTCACATCCCTGTG ATTGCACCACCTCCATCGCTGTCAGAACCTCTGAAGGAGCTCTTCAGACAACAGGAAGCAGTAAGAGGGAAGCTCAGGTTGCAGCACAGTATAGAACGG GAGAAGCTGATTGTTTCGTGTGAGCAGGAGGTTTTAAGGGTCCATTGCAGAGCAGCCAGGACAATAGCCAATCAGGCTGTGCCATTCAGCGCCTGCACCATGCTGTTGGACTCTGAAGTATACAATATGCCATCAGAGAGCCAG ggtgATGAAAACAAATCGGTGAGAGATCGCTTCAACGCTCGTCAGTTCATTTCCTGGATTCAGGATGTGGATGATAAATACGACCGCATGAAG ACGTGTTTGTTGATGCGGCAGCAGCATGAGGCAGCAGCCCTCAACGCAGTGCAGAGGATGGAGTGGCAGTTGAAGGTCCAAGAGCTGGACCCAGCAGTGCACAAATCCCTCTGTGTCAACGAAGTGCCGTCCTTTTACGTGCCAATGGTCGATGTCAATGACGACTTTGTCCTGCTGCCTGCATGA